TTGTATCAAAGATACAGTATGGCATTACTTACAAATAAGAACTCCCACTGCTGCAGGCAAGTTAACTGATTAGGAAATGCAAATTTGGTAAGTGAAAGTTCCAGGAGGGAAAGGAATGATATGAGTAGCATCAGAAAACCCTGGGGATGTGGATGAAGGATATGTGCTATGTGTTGCCTTCTATCAGCGGGACACCACGAAACAGAAAGCTCTGCTCTCAGAAGTATACACAGAACATGCCTGAGTTTTACTCATGCACTCAGGATTCTCTGGCCAGGATTAGACAGTGAGATTCTggctccactgaagtcagttgTCTCATCTAGGGATCTTAAGACAGCCAAAAACCCTGCCAGGGTTTCCAATTACTTGATACAAACACAAATAAGAAAAGCAGGTCATACTATAATCCTATATGGTAATTGAGATTCTGCAAGGGAGGGGACAAAGGCTCAATATCAACCTTAGTTTGTGCTGTGGTTTAGTCCAATACGTAGAGACTGATGATTGCTCTCTCACTTTGACCTTAAAAAGTAAGGTAAGGTGAGGTCACAGGGAGTGGTACTTCCTGCTCCCATCAACATCCTGCAGCTTTTTCAGTTGTCTCACTTCatgtatttaatattatttaaattaccCATAATGGCAGCATCAGCTGACTGTCGTAACATCACATACACATGCTGTCATGACACATCTCGCAACTATGCAATACACACAGACATCAGCCTGCTCTGATCAAATGGAAGTCCCTAGAAGAAGCAGGTAACATAATTTTGCTTCCCCGAATTTATCTAAGAGATTAAACTGGCTGAATTTTGTGGTATTCAAGATTTAAGAAGTACATAGATGGGATGTAACAGCTCTCGCTTGATTTCtaagttttcattcttttccataCTTTGCAATCCTCTCAATTTATCTACTGTACCTGGAAGTAATTTGGGTTTTACCCATCACAGCTCAAACTTACTTCTGTAATATTTTGCTCTGTCATTACTCAGTTTTTGGCACATGCCTTCACCTCCTGCCTCTTTTGCTCCGCTACCGCCTTCTCTCAAcatctctttccctttcttctccttacacgcttttgatcttttttttacTCTGATTATTGAGGGATTCTGTCATTATTTGTCTCAGTAAAGCTACAGGGTCTGATTCCCCTCTCAGACTACTTATGCATAATGAGTCCGGCATCCTAAACCATATTATATTTTCATGAAGATGATTTCCAAGACCttcctgaaggaaaaggaatgtCTTGTGTCATAACTGAACCTGTTTGTACTTGGAGGATTTGTAAACTGGAGACTCATTATGCCTAAATTTATACTAAGATTCATACATGAGTGGTCAAGAATAAGAACCTGCCTAGTACCTTTCTCAGGATGAGAAGGCAAACATACTACAAAAAGGGGCGACATAATTTTGGTTACCAAACCCATCATTCATTAAAATTCTCACAGAAGAGCAATTCTTCAGCTGATTTTACAGTGAGTGTAAACATCTTTCCCCTTTGTGTTCTTTCAACTTGCCCAGTACCTTAGGCCTTCTGCATCTCTGTGCCTCATTTCAGTATCACCCGCTATAGGCCAAGGCATCTTGGGGCACATGGAAacagtgcttttctttcttatttttccagaTGTCTACTTCTGCACCCTAGAAAAATAACATATTCCATTTGCATAGTTCTCTCCTCTCACTCGCAGTGCAAGCTTTCATATTTAGCATAGAGCTTTGTTTCCTAAACCTGATTAAGCAGGGAATATTTTTACTAATCCAATTCAGCAAATTATAATTTTATCAGAACTGCCCTTTAGAAAGAGCTTTTGGAAATTGCTCTGTAACTCATTTGGAACATGTGCATAGATAGAaggatttcttttccaaacagaaagaCTTCAtctctcattaaaaaaacacaaaaccaacacagGACAATAATTAACATTGCTAACTCTAATATAATGTCTGGTTTCTGCACCATAGATAAAAATTCAGCATCTTACAAGAAATGGCCTTTTACATTAAATCTCGTTTCAGGAGCATGCACTTCTCTTATGGCTGTTGTCAGGATTTAACGTACTGACATTCTAAAATCAGCAGTGTGCGGGCGTCACATTGACAAACACATGTGCATACATTTCATCTGTTCCTGGATCTCTATTTCTGATACTTGTCTAACAAATTAATGGCATTTAGATTTTTGCAAATCCAGCACGCCACAGTTCACAAAAAGCTTGCATTTCTTTGTTGGCTGCATTTTTATAGCATATACTGCCATGGCAGCTAAGGGATGTGTAAGTGATGGAAGTACATCATCCTAAGGTCTCAAGTCTCCACtgcctgtgctttatttttcttagtctgaaataaaatagtgCAAGATTTAATACACTGGTGcaaatttgattatttttgcaTGGGTTTGACTTTGAACAAGATATTAAAGTACCAGCATGCTAATTAATGAAGACAAAACAATATCAAATCACAATGGATCCAGCTTGAGCAAACAGCAGCCATGAAGAATGCTGAGGCTGTAAGAATTAAAAGGTAATTGAAGAGGCATCGGCTTACGCCTTAGTCATGGACTGAAAACGTCATTAAACAAATCATCAACCCCGCTATAAATAACTCTGTCGTTATTCTTCAGCGACATTGTCAAGTCTCTGAGTTTCAACCCTGCTCAATTGTTTGTTTTGGTTCCTTAGCAGAACAAAGACTGAAATGTTTACTAgattatttaaatgttattttatacaCCACTGTATATAGAAAGAGTAATGTTTTCAGCACATACAGTTTCGGGAATAGCAAGAAAACTTTAATGTGATGAAAAATGAACTAATTTTGAAACAattgagcaaaaaaaaaaagaggtggcaCAACATCAGGTTCTAATATGAAGtaaaattcagataaaaatGGGGCTAACCACCATTCTTATACACAATCAAACCCAGAATTTAGCACAGGCTATGTGATCCTGCCATCAAAATATGACTTCATTACTCATTTTATAGCACTGAAACAAATTACTGAGGGATGTAGCCTCACTTTGAAATCCATGGTATACATAGCTCATTAATACCAACCTCTGCCTACTCAGCACAGCCACATCTGTCGGTCTCATCTTCTACTCTGCAAGACGACCCAAGTCCTTAATCGCCAAAAAGAAAACACGGGGACAACTAACCACGCGAGCAGCACTTGCTTGGCTTTTCATACAGCTAAACGGAAGGTTCTGATGAACGTACTGAAGCTGCAGGGCAATCCCTCTGCCTGCCCAACAGCTGTCCCGAGGGGCCAGCGAGGGGCCAGCGGGTCCTTACCGCTGCCCTGCCCGCGGGTCCTGCCGGAGGACAGGGCCTTTGTCAGCCAGCAGTGCTGGCCACGGCCTGCAAACTCGGCCTGGTGCGTGTATGTAGACGAGATACGCCTTCGAGACGCCTCTTTTACAGCGGTCTGCCCGCAAGACCAGGCTGGCAGGCCGGGCGGGGGAGGGGTGGCGGCTACAAGGAGCTGCCCGGAGGCCAGTCTGAAAGCAAGCCAGAGCCGCTGCCACGGCCGTCCCTTGCTAGAAAGGCCGCCGGTGCGGAACGGAGGCCACGCCGGCACGGGCAGGCcaaggccgggccgggcccggcgctCGGCAGCTCGCAGCCGCTGCCGAGGCCTGAGGCCCGGCCTCCCCTTGGCTCGGCAGCGCGCCTGCCCGGGCCCTAGGGCCGCCAAGCGGCAGGGCCAGCGCGGGTGCGGGGGACGGGCCCCCGCCGCGGTGCCGGCACGGCCGCAAGGGAGagccccgccgagccccgggcctgccccccgcccgccgccgggcgcggggcggggctgCGCCGGCAGGGGCGGGCCGTGCCAACGCGCAAGCGCGACGCCGCGCTGTCCGGCGGCGGGAGACGCCGGCCGGCTGCGCGGGAGACGCCGCGGGAGCCCCGAGGCGCCCCGCTCGCCCGGCCATGTCCGAGGCGTATTTCCCTGTGGGCCCCGGGCTGGGCCCGGAGGAGAATTTCCTGTCGCTGGACGACATCCTGATGTCTCAGGAGAAGCTGCCGGGCCGCGCCGAGAGCAGCCTGCCGCGCCTGGCTTTCGCGCTGGGCCCGGGGGCCGGCACCGGCGACTCCATCCCTGAGGTAACCGGCGGGTGGTGGGGAAAGAACTACGGCTCCCGGCAGCCACCGcgtggggcggggcggggcgtaCAGCGGAGGCGCGGGGGACGCTGGGAGCTGTAGGCGACCCCCACCCCCCGGTGGTGGCTGGCCGGCTGGCGTTTTctagctgctttttaaaaagttacttttattCTATGCATTTtgcctgctttgttttgtggtggtttttttttccctggtgttTAATAATCTGACAATTATTGCATTATACAACATCAATAAAAAAAGTCCACTTTCAGAGTCTTGCAGTAATAGTCAATGCATCTAAAGTGTGTCTGTTTTATATTACAATTACAGCAGActgttctgaaaacaaaatcgACTTTTTGCAATACTGGATCTGCATGAATAAAGTTCGCTATCTGTCTTTGGGGTTGCTTTACGTCTGTTTTTGTGATGTAGACAACTTTGGGTGTTTCTCATTCATGCAGGGATCAAAGCTGGAAATACCTCTGTGGCTTGCTAAAGGTCTACATGACAGCAAAAGAAGAATCATTTCTGTGGAACTGCCAAAGATTTACAAGGAAGCCTGGAGGACAGTGTTCAGTGCTGATGCCAACGTGGTTGATCTGCATAAGATGGGGCCATACTACTATGGATTTGGCTCCCAGCTCTTGAATTTTGACAATCCAGAGAATCCTGAGATAGCTCAGAGTATCCTGCAGGCAAGTATCTGAACTAAGTCTTGAAATTTGGTTTTAAGTTTTTCCATCTTCCTCTGGTTCCCAGCTGCTCAACAGTCTTCAGGAAAGATATCCCATTATCATCCAAATGACCTCTGGATATGGATGTCTGGATCAAGTTGTAGGATGACCCTTTGGGCAGCTGCACAGTCTAGTGGTGGAAGCCTCAAGTATGCATCCGGGAGTGTAATTTTAGCTTGGCGTTTCCACACTGTAAATATGGTATTTCATAAAATCCTGTAAAACGGGACTAGAGGAGACATAAGATTATTTAATTGTGCCCGTGCTTCAAGGCAGAATTAACTCACtctattatttctatttttctactctgtttttaaagctctgtaaTGATGAGACTTCACACTGCTCTGGGCAATCTGTTTCAGTGCTTCGCCATCCTAATCTTAGAAGGTTTCCTCTAATGTCTAAATTAAAGCTCCTTTGCAGCAATACAAGCTCCGTTCTGTTAGTCTCATACAAAATAAACACTGAGGACAGATTATTCTCTTCCTTCCTGCAGCAGTCCCAATTCATTTGGTATCTCTTTGTGGGTCCTGCTTTCTAACCTCTGATTGTCCTTATTGTGCACTCCTGGTATCTTTCCAGTTGATCTGCATCCACTGTGACTTGCAGTGCCCTGAACAGCATACAGCCTCCTGCTTAGGACTTGCgctgatgaaaacaaaaagcttacTTTGTGAATTTTGTAGGCTCATCGTGGTGCAGCATCTTGTTTTTCACGATAGAGTGACATTGATATGCGTTCGGTTTACAGTCCACAGTAAGATGGTACAGACTGCATACACAGACAATCGTTCCTCTTCCTGCCTTTGCATGGTTCCGTGTTTCTGCCTTAATGTAAAACCTTACATTAGTCCCAGGCGAATTACATCCTATTGTTTTCACACCATCTTTCTAATTTGTTAGGGTCATTATGAATCAAGAGTTCTGCTCCCCAACATGCTTGCAGTTatcccttctccttctcctgcatGTTGTTTGTTAATTTAATAAGCATAACTTCTGTTCCTTTAGTAACCTTATTAATCTATTAAACTACTTGGTTCCAGATAGACCCCTGTTGAACTCTACTCAATATGTTCTTCCCCCCTGACAGGAGCTATGGGTAATTGTCTTTACCGACCACCTATGGGTGGTTTAGCTAAACCTTGCAAGAATGCCCCATGACAGATACctgtctgctgcttttcctccctttgtAAGGCCTAGCATCCTGCCATAATAGGAAACTAGGCTGGTCTCTCAAAGTTTGTTCTTGGCAAGTCCATGTTGGCTATTATTCTTCTCTCtattttcttgcagaagttTATGTATAGTTTATTTGTTCCAGTATGTTTCCAGGAATTGATAATGATGGATTTATAATTCCCTggctcttccttcctccctctccatcTCCCctttatcttttaaaagatAGATACCATCTATGCCAGTTTCCGGACTTCTGTGCTCTTTGAGCTTTTAAAGATAACCACTAACAGCTCTGAGATTTCTTCAGCCAGCTCTCTAAGTAGTCTGGGATGATTGctattggctttttttttcttctttttttttctttctctattctTTAAATGAAGGCTGATGCGAAGAGGCTTTAAAGCACTGTTGCTTTCTTGAAGTTGTCCACTGAAAGCTTGCTTTCTGCATTGAGGAGGTGACCACACCTTTCCTTGTCTTTTCGCTTTCTACTAATGGacatcttggggaaaaaagccacaTTAGCACAAATTACTTGTTGACAGAAAAATCAAGGCACGCAAGATATGCTTTCTCtttattaaaatcaaacaaGAGGGGAGCAGTGctgacttaaaaaataaacaaaacaccAGCGAAAActccttttccaaatattcaGGAACTATAAATGTGAAGTATAACTATTTGGTGGCAAAGCCAAAATGAGAGTTATTAatttataatatatttattCTATAAATAAATCTCTAAAATACTACAGTTCTGATGATTCTAAAATCAGTTTCTAAAATAACAAAGCACAGTTTTCAAAGAGTTTTGAcccttttttttattgccaAAAGCAAAGATaaggggggaaataaaaatccTTAAATATGTcctgttgcttatctttttaaaatgttatttattagTTGTAGATTTGGAAAAAGACTTTCTCTGTAGAAAAAGACCTTTTTCCTGGTTAAGTGTTTTTTCAGCATGCTGAATGCTTTACAGTGGCAGTTTGGCTTAACTTCCAGGCCATTCACAGGTTGCAGCTTCTGTGTTCCTGCAGTAGCTGCTGTGGCATGAAATTCATTCCACCTGCTCTAAAGCAATGATTGCTTGTGAAGTGAGGTGGAATAGATCATTAATTACGTTATATACCATGTGGTCTGCTCAAGCCTGTCATTAGCAAGCAGCCAAAATCTAATTCTGTGCTTGCTTCCCATCTAGTGTATCAGGGACTTGTTCTCCCAGCTCAGGCAGGAAATGGTTTGTCTTTGTATCCAAGGTCAATAGGTGCTATGCTGTTTGGAGACCCTTGACTAGTTGTGAACTAGAGCCTACACCTTTGGCTTTTCAGTCTTGAAAGCTCAGACCTCTAGCATTTGAGGTGAAGAAGCCTCTGTGTTACCTGTCAGTAATTATGCTTATCTTCTTTAGACATTTATTAGCCGTTTTCGTCGTATCATGGACTCCTCTCAGAATGCCTACAACGAGGACACATCAGCACTGGTGGCTCGGCTGGATGAATTGGAGCGAGCCTTATTTCGAGCTGGCCAGAAAGGGCTGAATGACTTCCAGTGCTGGGAAAAGGGACAGGCTTCTCAAATCACAGCTTCCAGTCTGGTCCAGAATTATGGGAAAAGAAAGTTCACAGATATGGATGGTTAAAAGCCTGAAGAACATGCAGCTACAGTGGGGGACACTGAGAGATTTACAGTCAGTCTgtcacagaagagaaagatgaaTCAGCTTTGCGGAAGGACAGGCTCCCTGTCCATTAATGGGAATTCTTCTCTAGAACATCTTCGGATTAGACTAGTGCAAATTTTAAAGGCAGACAGCAAGGGTATAAAAAATAGATTGCATCACATCACTGGATAGCTTTACAGCTTACTCATACCACTCCTGAGGATTTGCAGTTAAAAGTGTTTGCTAGGTGGCTGAAAGGGTATGAGAGGATTTTCTAAAGGggtaattaatatttattattctttatcTTCCAAATTGATATTTACAATACTGgatctgtttggaaaaaagtgTAATTCTATGTATTTCATCTTGTCCTTCCCATTCCAGCCTCCTGGGAACAAGTGTTTCCATGTTCCCTGTTCTTTGGAGAGCCTCGATGATGTGCAAAAAAATGTGGTACAAACCGCATTGAATTTTTCCCATTTCTAATACGTTGAGGTGGAACAGGTACTCTTTGTGAGGcaggaatgtttttctttgctgactTTTGTACACAGTGTTAGTGCCCCAGGGAAAAATACCTCCTCTAACCCATGTAGCAAGTGGAGTGGCTGGACAGGTCTCACGTGCCGCCTcatcctctctctccctttccaccCTTGTGGTCTTGATGCTGCACAGGGTGGAGAATGTTCTCATTTGATGCGAGTGGCTTTGGCCACTCTATGCATCTCTATGATAGGTGTTAAGCTCCTCCGCTTGTTTTACAGAGGAGGCAACAAAGAGTCCGGATCTTATCAGAAACAGCAACTTTAATGGAAACTCTCCCCCATTATCAACCTCTGAGCCATCTGTTTTCCCATGAGAAATTCTTCTGGTTACTAAATTTGGTTAGTAGAAGAGACAGAGCAAATGAACTgagtttcctttcttctgatCCATCTAAATGATTCTAGCAAAATGATCCTAGTAAATGTCATTCTTGCCAATAGAAGTGACTGAAGTTGGAACTTGCTAAACAGCACAGTGGTTATCATCCCATGTGGATGCCCTTAAACTTAGATTATCTGAAGTCCCATTGGAttggagacagaaaacagatggtTATCTCTGTAGGGCATAGTTCCCGTGATCATCAGGATGGTCGTCCTTTAGAAGCAGGTATTAGATATCTTATGGGTGCTTCTGAGCATCTGTAGCAGGTGGACCTTGCAGAGTACCTAAGTGGAGGAGCCAGATTGTAATGATACTGAGTGCTTCCTCTTCTGTGGGAATCACTGGGAGGTGGCAGCAAGATCCAGACCTTGGAGGAGTCGTTACTGGACTTGCAGATGCACCTGGATATTGGATACTTCAAACTGGAAACCTCAAGTACAAAAGGTGCGTGGCCATCCCTTGGCCAGAGGACTGAAAGCTCTGCCTCTGGAGGTGGTGAGAGGGGACAGTGTGCTGGCTTCACAAGCACCTTGGCGTCTCCACCTCAGCTGCATTGGGCCAGCTGTCCTGCCACAGGAGACTAATTGGAAGCTGTGCCTGACAAAGTATTTCAAGTATGTGCAAGATCGAATGCTGCTGAACTTAATGACTTAATGGCACATAATAGCCTATGCATTTTCATGAGGTTTTTGTCTATTGTCCATTTCTGGATTTTTATgttgaataaatattttgtaaggGAATGCTTGAAATGTAAAATGTCTGTTGTTAATGGCCGCACAGCAGAAAAATTAGTCATAGATTGGAAAGTGCAGGTCTCTACAAAACTGTGGCCATGATAGATAATGCAATCCTGCTTATATCATTCCTCTTCTTTTACAGGTAATACGGTCAGGAGCTACAGTTGTGCAGTCATGCAAGTGTAGAAGTAGTTCCTGTCTGACTTGCCCCACATGGGTAATAGCTGTTTGCCCAAGTTGTGGGAGAGACACTGCCAACCAATCAATAAGCTATTGATtttataaattgcatttttataaaacacGAGATAGATGGAGGTGATTCCGTGTTACCTCAACTTTGTTGTAGAGTGGTGGGTAGTGGGTGGAAATTGGCCATCTCTGTATTCGTACCCTGCTGCTCCAGGCGCTGTAGCATAGACTTCATGTAGCATGTCAAAGCTGTTTTCAGTGCTTCAGCTGCAAGGGAAGCAAGTTTAAGTCCATCTGTGATGAGAACCATTTTTGAACTGGAAGGATTATTTTAATGAGATGGTGGCTTTGAGATCTCATTGCTTTATAACAAAAATCACTAGTTCATCAATTTCAGGACTGGTTTTGGTGACTATCCAAACTCATTTTCCTACATTTGTGAGACGTTTTTCTTCTGTACTGCTGGGTGCAAAATCCAAGCAGACGGTTGCTCATTTGCCAACATTTTGTACAGCTACTTTcagagtggggagaaaaaaaatccctgaagtAGTCCTCAATGTCACTGGCTTTTTGTAAGTAGGCAGTGTCACTTTTAGTAACCCTGAGTGTTCAGGAATAAACACCAGTAAGACCATtaaaaaatttcatcctgtaATGTTAAATTAATTACAGTATTTGGTTAGTAGATTTGATattctgttgattttttttcctttttttttttgtttttttttccttgctggctggaatgctttttttctgtcaagaaatacaacaaaagagAGCTCTGTACTCTTTATGAACACAGACTGTCCTTTATGATTGCACCGCAGCAAGCTCTGAGTTAGAGGAGTTTGAACTTGTGTATTTTCAGAATGGCACAATAAATCCTCATTACAGAACTATACAAAAGAGGTCTGAAAAGGACTTTTAAGTGTCATTTCTCCCCATGTCCCTCAGCTTTTAAACTGGAGGACTACTGATGTTTATGAGAAAGCAGTCCATAGACGTGTTTTACAGTACTGCCACAATGGTTTTCATTGCAATCAAGTAAAAAATATGCTAAATTTGAGATGCTTATTAGTTATGCATTCACATAAGAATATTTGTTTGGCTTTTAATGGCCTGTTTTTGAAAAGAGATAGGGGCTTACCTGGCCCAGTCCTTCCCCTAAAGCgaggagttggacttgatgatccttatgggtcccttccaacttgagatattctacATTTAGCCCTGTCTAACCCATCTCAGGCTgaagctgcctctgcagcagaaCCCACAGCCTCCCTAGGTAGTCTGTTCCTGTGCCAGGCTGCAATGTATGGTGAACAAAGCAGATGAGGCAGCCGTGGAGGGCTGACCCCCAGTTAAATACAAATAGCTCTGCAaccagcacacacacactttctcACCTACCTAAATTACCCTTTCACAAAACATTCATGTTTCTTCCTTGGTCTCCTTTGCTCTAAACAATGTCTTAGTTTGTCCTCTggctttgatttatttttggtCAGCAGAATGAAGCAGTTGATTGCTTCTGCCAGCCTGGAAGCAACAGGTGGTGTCATTTGGACCAAGAGCAaccaggaggagcagcagcaagcaaTGTTTTGAGCACTGACATACTGTAACACCAgatattattttaatgagaGAAACAGTGACACCAGAGTTAGGAGCACAAGCCTTTCTGATCTTGATCAGTGATTTTCTACCCATTTTTGGTGACCAGCTATTACAAGAGCT
This genomic window from Haliaeetus albicilla chromosome 10, bHalAlb1.1, whole genome shotgun sequence contains:
- the GINS3 gene encoding DNA replication complex GINS protein PSF3, producing MSEAYFPVGPGLGPEENFLSLDDILMSQEKLPGRAESSLPRLAFALGPGAGTGDSIPEGSKLEIPLWLAKGLHDSKRRIISVELPKIYKEAWRTVFSADANVVDLHKMGPYYYGFGSQLLNFDNPENPEIAQSILQTFISRFRRIMDSSQNAYNEDTSALVARLDELERALFRAGQKGLNDFQCWEKGQASQITASSLVQNYGKRKFTDMDG